One part of the Schistocerca piceifrons isolate TAMUIC-IGC-003096 chromosome 2, iqSchPice1.1, whole genome shotgun sequence genome encodes these proteins:
- the LOC124776306 gene encoding protein asteroid isoform X1, with the protein MGIRGLTTYIQSNADKYLESYELHNSHLVIDGNNIASHLYSWFSKCNSAFGGDYDEYEKSVKDFFKLLRVCNISPLVVLDGGYEPRKLNTAKSRLRSRYHIAKNVTPRTQSSIKFFPLMMKEVFKDALLHLDIPFVQCDFEADDGIAALARNLGCPVLSYDSDFYVYDVPYIPFSTLQMEPIKRSVNENKYFINCKLYRIENFLNSFGGLEKEMLPLLATLLGNDYIKRSTFSNFFSQLRLPKNKTMSETQKRICGLLQWLRKETPETARNKVLGHLKKPCRESVERQIMKIASGYHPTEIHSDLGLPLQPALVFVEKRVVQEEQLQETHSLHSDYTPGEEMVCNTIDNICSDSGSENTYSDNDCEEPSSNSDEEKCTNSESEGGSKSETDEKSACVKTAEENIVLSLPEWFKNSFRKGNMPTSFHDMLTQKLYFMSPQVEDYTLVFSQDISIPIIQIIFGLLMSGKPSTLSYYSRSPRGQLQKYCLSSLCKTSRVKEFPSLLNLPQLPLTERQYILLDTMGIKDKTENIIQKLCPEWRLFAIALKYWFSHTTQPVLNSCHIHALIFSAVVLNIVSKVPGYYKSKKSLSGVLKKVKSSEVEKSSSESDDFLFGEFLQSSDALSEPNKMLHVIRKEDSILLANIILPFHQINEHMKSNARLYSVTTVHAFAQFQSCLMHLRHLNALLSFPFPQILPAKFYSGTLVYNMYMNFQKRSDVMGYVCHLLQKAESVLVLYKSVIEAVFEMLPLLPSLKRRRHKKKKKGAHMKVVDDTDDDNGGSSGSQIAESAFSDLNNRFSILGTGDR; encoded by the exons ATGGGGATCCGAGGGCTTACTACTTATATACAAAGTAATGCCGACAAGTACTTGGAATCATACGAACTACACAACAGCCACTTAGTTATCGACGGGAACAATATAGCGTCTCACCTGTATAGTTGGTTTTCTAAATGCAACAGTGCCTTCGGTGGGGATTATGACGAATATGAAAAGTCTGTGAAGGATTTTTTTAAGCTTCTGCGGGTATGCAATATTTCTCCATTAGTTGTTCTCGACGGCGGATATGAGCCACGGAAACTAAATACTGCGAAATCTAGGTTACGAAGCCGCTACCATATAGCCAAGAACGTTACACCGCGAACACAGTCGAGCATAAAATTCTTCCCTCTTATGATGAAAGAAGTGTTTAAAGACGCATTACTGCATTTAGACATCCCATTTGTTCAGTGTGATTTTGAAGCCGATGATGGAATAGCAGCATTGGCCAGAAATTTAGGATGCCCCGTACTGAGTTATGATTCAGACTTCTATGTTTATGATGTGCCTTACATACCATTCTCAACATTGCAGATGGAACCCATTAAACGTTCAGTGAATGAAAACAAGTACTTTATTAACTGTAAATTGTACAGGATTGAGAATTTCCTAAATTCATTTGGGGGGCTAGAAAAAGAAATGCTACCACTGTTAGCTACACTGCTTGGTAATGATTATATTAAAAGAAGTACTTTCAGCAACTTCTTCAGCCAACTGAGATTACCCAAAAACAAAACTATGAGTGAGACCCAGAAAAGAATTTGTGGACTGCTTCAGTGGCTACGTAAGGAAACTCCAGAGACAGCTCGCAACAAG GTTCTTGGACACCTGAAGAAGCCATGTCGGGAGTCTGTTGAAAGACAAATAATGAAGATAGCTTCAGGATATCATCCAACAGAAATACATTCAGATCTGGGATTGCCATTGCAGCCTGCCTTAGTATTTGTAGAGAAGAGGGTTGTTCAAGAAGAACAGTTACAAGAAACTCACTCACTTCATAGTGACTATACCCCTGGTGAAGAAATGGTTTGTAATACAATTGACAATATTTGCAGTGACAGTGGAAGTGAAAACACTTACAGTGACAATGATTGTGAAGAACCCAGCAGTAACAGTGATGAAGAAAAATGTActaactctgagtcagagggtggcAGTAAATCAGAGACAGATGAGAAATCTGCATGTGTGAAAACTGCTGAAGaaaatattgttctctctctccctGAGTGGTTTAAAAACAGCTTCAGAAAAGgaaatatgccaactagctttcaCGATATGTTGACACAAAAGTTATATTTTATGTCACCTCAGGTTGAAGACTACACTCTTGTTTTTTCACAGGACATTAGCATACCTATTATTCAAATAATATTTGGCCTTCTGATGTCTGGAAAACCGAGCACTTTGAGCTACTATTCCAGAAGCCCTCGTGGACAGTTACAGAAGTATTGTTTAAGTTCTTTGTGCAAAACATCAAGAGTAAAAGAATTTCCTTCCTTGCTTAATCTTCCACAACTTCCTTTGACTGAGAGGCAATATATATTGTTAGATACAATGGGCATTAAAgacaaaactgaaaatataataCAGAAATTATGTCCAGAATGGAGATTGTTTGCAATTGCGTTGAAGTATTGGTTCAGCCATACTACGCAACCTGTGCTTAACTCTTGTCATATACATGCACTCATTTTCAGTGCAGTTGTTTTAAATATAGTTAGCAAGGTACCAGGGTACTATAAATCAAAAAAATCTTTGTCAGGTGTGCTCAAAAAAGTGAAATcgagtgaagttgaaaaaagttcTTCAGAAAGTGATGATTTTTTATTTGGGGAATTTCTTCAATCTTCAGATGCTCTCAGCGAACCAAATAAAATGCTGCATGTCATCAGGAAAGAAGACAGTATATTATTAGCTAATATTATTTTGCCTTTCCACCAAATTAATGAGCACATGAAGTCAAATGCTCGCCTTTATTCAGTTACAACTGTTCACGCCTTTGCTCAATTCCAAAGCTGTCTTATGCATTTGAGACATTTAAATGCTTTACTCAGTTTTCCATTTCCACAGATCCTACCTGCAAAATTTTATTCAGGGACTctggtatacaatatgtacatgaatTTTCAAAAACGGTCAGATGTAATGGGATATGTATGTCACCTTTTGCAAAAAGCTGAGTCTGTACTGGTTTTGTACAAAAGTGTGATTGAGGCAGTATTCGAAATGCTACCATTACTTCCATCTCTGAAACGTCGCagacataagaaaaagaagaaaggagcACACATGAAAGTAGTAGATGATACTGATGATGACAATGGTGGTTCTTCGGGAAGCCAAATTGCCGAAAGTGCTTTCAGTGATTTGAACAACAGATTTAGTATTCTGGGAACAGGTGACAGGTGA
- the LOC124776306 gene encoding protein asteroid isoform X2 yields the protein MGSAMEPIKRSVNENKYFINCKLYRIENFLNSFGGLEKEMLPLLATLLGNDYIKRSTFSNFFSQLRLPKNKTMSETQKRICGLLQWLRKETPETARNKVLGHLKKPCRESVERQIMKIASGYHPTEIHSDLGLPLQPALVFVEKRVVQEEQLQETHSLHSDYTPGEEMVCNTIDNICSDSGSENTYSDNDCEEPSSNSDEEKCTNSESEGGSKSETDEKSACVKTAEENIVLSLPEWFKNSFRKGNMPTSFHDMLTQKLYFMSPQVEDYTLVFSQDISIPIIQIIFGLLMSGKPSTLSYYSRSPRGQLQKYCLSSLCKTSRVKEFPSLLNLPQLPLTERQYILLDTMGIKDKTENIIQKLCPEWRLFAIALKYWFSHTTQPVLNSCHIHALIFSAVVLNIVSKVPGYYKSKKSLSGVLKKVKSSEVEKSSSESDDFLFGEFLQSSDALSEPNKMLHVIRKEDSILLANIILPFHQINEHMKSNARLYSVTTVHAFAQFQSCLMHLRHLNALLSFPFPQILPAKFYSGTLVYNMYMNFQKRSDVMGYVCHLLQKAESVLVLYKSVIEAVFEMLPLLPSLKRRRHKKKKKGAHMKVVDDTDDDNGGSSGSQIAESAFSDLNNRFSILGTGDR from the exons ATGGGGTCAGCG ATGGAACCCATTAAACGTTCAGTGAATGAAAACAAGTACTTTATTAACTGTAAATTGTACAGGATTGAGAATTTCCTAAATTCATTTGGGGGGCTAGAAAAAGAAATGCTACCACTGTTAGCTACACTGCTTGGTAATGATTATATTAAAAGAAGTACTTTCAGCAACTTCTTCAGCCAACTGAGATTACCCAAAAACAAAACTATGAGTGAGACCCAGAAAAGAATTTGTGGACTGCTTCAGTGGCTACGTAAGGAAACTCCAGAGACAGCTCGCAACAAG GTTCTTGGACACCTGAAGAAGCCATGTCGGGAGTCTGTTGAAAGACAAATAATGAAGATAGCTTCAGGATATCATCCAACAGAAATACATTCAGATCTGGGATTGCCATTGCAGCCTGCCTTAGTATTTGTAGAGAAGAGGGTTGTTCAAGAAGAACAGTTACAAGAAACTCACTCACTTCATAGTGACTATACCCCTGGTGAAGAAATGGTTTGTAATACAATTGACAATATTTGCAGTGACAGTGGAAGTGAAAACACTTACAGTGACAATGATTGTGAAGAACCCAGCAGTAACAGTGATGAAGAAAAATGTActaactctgagtcagagggtggcAGTAAATCAGAGACAGATGAGAAATCTGCATGTGTGAAAACTGCTGAAGaaaatattgttctctctctccctGAGTGGTTTAAAAACAGCTTCAGAAAAGgaaatatgccaactagctttcaCGATATGTTGACACAAAAGTTATATTTTATGTCACCTCAGGTTGAAGACTACACTCTTGTTTTTTCACAGGACATTAGCATACCTATTATTCAAATAATATTTGGCCTTCTGATGTCTGGAAAACCGAGCACTTTGAGCTACTATTCCAGAAGCCCTCGTGGACAGTTACAGAAGTATTGTTTAAGTTCTTTGTGCAAAACATCAAGAGTAAAAGAATTTCCTTCCTTGCTTAATCTTCCACAACTTCCTTTGACTGAGAGGCAATATATATTGTTAGATACAATGGGCATTAAAgacaaaactgaaaatataataCAGAAATTATGTCCAGAATGGAGATTGTTTGCAATTGCGTTGAAGTATTGGTTCAGCCATACTACGCAACCTGTGCTTAACTCTTGTCATATACATGCACTCATTTTCAGTGCAGTTGTTTTAAATATAGTTAGCAAGGTACCAGGGTACTATAAATCAAAAAAATCTTTGTCAGGTGTGCTCAAAAAAGTGAAATcgagtgaagttgaaaaaagttcTTCAGAAAGTGATGATTTTTTATTTGGGGAATTTCTTCAATCTTCAGATGCTCTCAGCGAACCAAATAAAATGCTGCATGTCATCAGGAAAGAAGACAGTATATTATTAGCTAATATTATTTTGCCTTTCCACCAAATTAATGAGCACATGAAGTCAAATGCTCGCCTTTATTCAGTTACAACTGTTCACGCCTTTGCTCAATTCCAAAGCTGTCTTATGCATTTGAGACATTTAAATGCTTTACTCAGTTTTCCATTTCCACAGATCCTACCTGCAAAATTTTATTCAGGGACTctggtatacaatatgtacatgaatTTTCAAAAACGGTCAGATGTAATGGGATATGTATGTCACCTTTTGCAAAAAGCTGAGTCTGTACTGGTTTTGTACAAAAGTGTGATTGAGGCAGTATTCGAAATGCTACCATTACTTCCATCTCTGAAACGTCGCagacataagaaaaagaagaaaggagcACACATGAAAGTAGTAGATGATACTGATGATGACAATGGTGGTTCTTCGGGAAGCCAAATTGCCGAAAGTGCTTTCAGTGATTTGAACAACAGATTTAGTATTCTGGGAACAGGTGACAGGTGA